The Desulfobacterales bacterium genomic sequence GATACGGGCCTGAACGGTTTTCAATTCGCCTGGCTTCATTTTAATTAGGAATTACGAATTAGGAATTAGGAATTGTTGTTGCTGGCCTCATTATTCTTACCACCTAATTGGTAGTTTTTGATTTTCCTTTCATCGACTTAATGATCGATCCGGAAAGTTTCAGGAGTTCTTCGCAATCATTGATGATCGAATCGGCGTGTTGATTTTCGAGGATATTGGAATCACGAAGTAACCGGAGCCAGTAGTGGGTCTCACGCGCTTCTTTGTAAGCGATGCTCATCTTTGAGATAAAATCCCTTTCGGATTGGCCGCCAACGGCTTCTTCGACATTCGCCCCAATTGAAATACTCTTTCTTCCCGAGTACCAGACGATACTGGCGACCGATAAAGCAGAAACCGTAGCTGAGTTCGAGGATGAACCCCTTGAGTCGTTCGATCAGCCGGTCTTCAAGTTCCCTCTCCGTCACTTCACGACGGATGCCGAGGAACTCCAGGTTGTAGGAACTCTTCAAGGTCTCCTCCGCCTGCTCGGCGAGATGTTCCGGCAGGGCTGCCGGAAAATTGTGCGTCTTTCCCTCGGCGAGACTTCTCTCGTATGCTCCGGCCTTGATCTGGTTGAGCAGTACCTTTCGCGTCCAGCCGAACCGGGCCGTGGCGTGGAGATAATAGAGGTACTCTGCGGGATCCTTCATCTTGGGCAGCATCACGACATGCTGCCCCCACGGCACCATGGCCGCCAATTCTCGCACAGCTTGTGCGAGAAATTTGGGAGCAATGAAAGCCGCGTAGAGCTGCCGCATCCGCCAGAGGTTCGAGGCAGAGAAACCTTCCAGGGCTGGAAATTCCTTATTCAAATCCACAGCCAAGCGGTCCACCACCGATTTGCCCCAACCCAGCGCTTTCTGCTTCTCGACAATCCCTCGACCGATGTCCCAGTAGAGCAGAATCATCTCGCGATTCACCGTCCGGGCCGCGCTGACACGGGCACCGGCGATCCGATTCTTCAGATCAGCGAGGAATTCAGCGTATTCAGGATTGGCTGGTGTGAGTTTCATTCGTAATTCCTAATTTAATCCGATCCACACGGATTGCTGCCGTCATCAGTTCGTGAAGAAGGGTGCGGAAGAGATCTTGGAGAGACATTTTCTTTCTCCGATGCAGGGCAATCTTTCTATCTAATGCGACGGCTTTTGAGACGATCTCACTTTGCTCTACAACAGAAGGCAATCGGATGGCAACTCCCTTCAGCCTAGTTGCACTAATGTTACTCTGACTGACCGCCCGTGTTGCAATGGTCTTCAGTCGCGCTTGGGTTTCGTCAGTGTTGAAATAGCAGTTAAGAAAATACGGATTGAGTTTTTCTGCATTCGTTCGCAACCGGATTAAATATGAGGCGAAAACGAAGTCACAATCAATGTCAAAAATGGCTGTGCGACCCACAAGCTCAAAGCTGTTGGTGCGATTGAAGAGGATATCGCCGCGCTCGACTCTGAACTTTTGGAAGTCGCTTTCACTGATTTCAACATACTTCAGGTTTTCAGCCACGATCTGGCCATCGATTTGATTCGTCATTCGTAGTATCGGATAATTGCCGTCAGGGTTACTTTTCACGGACAGACCGTATTGGGCGATGCTAATCAACTCTCCCAACTCCACCACCTCCCAACTCTCCGGCACCAACCCGATTTCAGTTTCCTTCTGCGGCTCACCCCTGAGGCCTTCGGTGAAAAGCTTTTGCATGAGGGCCTTTTTCAACTCGGTGGTGGTGGCAATGATCCGCTCCTGCGCTTCAATGGCCCGCTGCACCGTTGAAAGGATGTGCGCGATCTTCTTCTGCTCGGGGAGTGGAGGGATTGCCATCGGCAACTCGGCAAGCTTCGAGCGTGAGAGGTTCGGGATCGTCGTCACGTTGCCACGGCCGAAGTAAAGTTTGGCGACATTAAACGAATACCAGAACCAATAGACGCCATATTGTGGATCAATTCGGCCATCCAAAGCTCGTAACCTGTGAAGATGGTTCTGGTGGTAGCATCGCGCAATCTCTCCGCGCCACATTGCAGCCCTGCCAATATCGCCCCCCTCGCAGAGTAAAAGGTCTCCCTCCCTCATTGCAAGTCTAATTTCTTCGGCTTCAGTGAAATGCATTTGGTCAAGCACTTCAAGATCGAGGCGATTCCAAAAAACGTTTTTCGTGCGAAGGAAAGGCCGCTGATTATCACCAATCCGGTTCTTTTTTGAGACTTGTTTCCCCTGTTGAATTCCAAAAACAGAATCAACGCGATCAACATCCCAAGAATCGGGGTAGGTTCCAATTTCAGTTTCGATGAAAGAGCTCATGCCTGTCCTCCTCCCTTCTCCAATATCTCAAGCACTTCCCGCCCTTTCTCGGTCAACCGGTACTTCTGCTTGCTGCTCCTTGGCTTGTCCGGGATGGTCATTTCAATGAGTCCGGCGGCCAGGGCCGGTTGCAGGTAGCGTTCCCGGAAATTTGCCTGGCTCCTGAGCTTGAGTTGCGCCTGCAGCTCGGTGCGGTTCATCGGTTTTGTAAGGGCCTTGAGGAGCCTCTTGACTTCACCTGTGACTTCGCCTGCAACTTCACCTGTGAGCTGTTGGCAGGCGGCCAGGATGGCGTTCAGCAGAAATTCGATGAACGGGGTGGAATTTCCAGCCTCATCACCCCGGCATAGCGCTTCATAATAATCGGCCTGTTGGTCCCGGATGACGCTCTCGATGGGAATCATAAAGAAAACCGGTTTCCAGCGTCCTAGAATGAGGGTCTGCCAGAGGCGGCCAAGACGGCCGTTGCCGTCCATGAAAGGATGGATAAACTCAAATTCGTAATGGAACACCGAACCGGCAATTAAGGGATGGGCCTCTGTCTTTCCGAGCCACTCCAGCAGATCGTCAAGCAGGAAGGGAACTCGTTCCGCCGGGGGCGCAATATGAACAACATCTTCCCCGCGTCGGATGCCGACACTTCCTTTGCGTAATAAACCCGGGGCATCGACCAGGCCGTGCATTAAAACCGCATGGGCCCGGCAAAGATCATCCCGGCTGCCGGGGTCCAGGTTTTCGATCAGGTCATAGGCCGCAAAGGCGTTGCGAACCTCCTGGATCTCACGGGGGGTGCCCAGCACCCGTTTGCCGTCCAGTACCGCGGTGACCTGTTCGAGGCTGAGGGTATTGCCCTCGATATGCAGCGAGGCCTGGACGGATTTGATTCGCGTCGCCCGCCGCAGCCGGGGCGCGGACGGAGTGTGCCCGGCCAAACTGATCCGCCCCAGATATTCACCGATCCGTTCAACCAGATCAACGATGGCCGGGGTGATCTCATAAGGCGGGGAATAGGGCGCGGTCATTTCTCGCCCCCTTCCTTCTCAACCTCATCAAGCACCGCCTGTCCTTTAGCAGTCAACCGATACTTCTGCTTGCTGCTCTTTGGTTTGTCCGGAATGGTGCGCTCCACCCAGCCTTGGTCCAGAAGGTAATCCAGGTAGTTTCGCTGAAAGGTTTCCCGGTGCCGAATGCCGGCGGCTTCCTGAATCTCACGACTCTTCAGCGGTTGGGTTTTACAGGCGGTTAGCACCCGACAAATCCACGGGTCGACTTGTCCGGTGACTTGTCCGGTGACTTGTCCGGTGACTTGTCCTGTGGCCGGTTCCCTGGCAAAAACAGAATGGATGGGCAACTCAACCATGAAATAGGTTCGCTCGTCATCTGTATGAAAAACGGGTTCGGGTGACTGGTTGTTCTCGATGGCCCGCAGCATCTTCGGAATTCCGGTCCCCCGGCCCTCGGTCATCTCAAGCTCTTTTAAGAATTCCCCAACCCGCCGATTCCGGTAACGCCGCGACAGGAACCGGAACTCTGCCATATCTTTTTCCCGGATGGAACGGTCCGGTCCGGGAAAGCTGGAGATGGTGATGCGATCCGGGAGGATATGGACTTCAACCGGTTCCCGAATTTCATAGGAGCGATGATAGATTGCATTGCACAGGGTCTCTTCGATGGCGGCGAACGGGTAACTGAAGAAACGGTCCGCCTCGGGACGATCCGGATATTTCACCACCTTTTCTTCGATCACCAGGGAACGGATATGGGCCAGAGAATCCTGCAGCATGGTATGAAGCGGCCCGGCAAAGATTCTTTCCGTGAAAATATCCGCGCCCGGCCCTTCCGGAAAATGCACCACATCGATCTGGCTCTGCGGGAAAAAGGTTTCCGGGTGGTCATGGAAAAACATGAGCCCGACATTTTTGGGACGCACCGCTTCATCCGGGCCATCAACAATATTCATCCGCCGACATAGCCGGACAAATTCCATGGTCGCCGCTTCGGCAAAGAGATCACTTTTGACTTGCTGAAGATAGGCGCGCATCAACCCCAAGTCCAGATCATCCAGGGCGGCGCGCTGGTTCATGCGGTCATCGAACGGGACAGTGGCGGCCAGGGAGAGCAGTTCCGTTTCATCTCCCCCTTTGGCCCGTACCGTGACCGAACCTTTCCTGATATAATAGGCAAATTCACGTTCCCCTCTGGCAAGGGATACCGGCGCTTTGTAAGGTCTGGTCTGCCCGCCGGTGGCCCAGAGTACCAGCAGGTGTTTTCCGTTGATTTCGCAGGGGGCGATAATCGGGTGATAGTAGGGCACCATCCGGTAGCCCAGTTCGACGATTTCCTTCTGGATAGTATCAATTTTGCCGGCAGGAAGCCCGACCGGCGGCAGGACAGGCCGGCCGTTTTCCTCGCCAACGCCGATAATGATGTAGCCGCCGCCAAGATTATGAAAGTCATTGGCAAAGGCGCACAAGGTGCGCAGAATCTTTTCCGGGTTCCAGCCGGCCTTAAATTCCAGCCGTTCCCATTCAACCGTTCGGGCACTCAGCAGATCGTTAATGTTAATGGGAAGATTCATACGATAATCGCCTTTATTTCATTATGCGGGCCAGAATCCCCTTTAACGCCGCATCCGTCTCCCTGGCCTCGGCCTCAATCGCTTCCAACTCGGCGACGATCTCGGCGATGGGCCGGTAGGTTTCGGCATCCGCGGTGTGGATGTAGCGGCTGGGAGAGATGTTGTAATCGTTCTTCTCCAACTCGGCATGCTCGACGATGCGGCTGAGTTTTTCCTCTTCCTGCCAGTTCTTGAGGGTCTCGGCAATCCGCTCAATACCGTCATCGGGAATGAAGTTCTTGGGATCACCCTTTTCAAAGACCTGACCGGCATTGACCAGAAAGACCTTGTTCTGCCGGTCCTTGGGTTTGGCTTTGTTAAGAAAGAGAACGATGCCCGGGGCCGATGTATTATAAAAAAGATTTTCCGGCAGATAGAGAACGCTCTCTATCAGGTCGTTATCCACGAACCACTTACGAACGCTTTTTTCCTTGCTGGTTCCGGCATTGCCCGAACCGCGGGAGGCGGCCCCGGTGTCGAGGACCACGGCGGCCCGGCCTTTGTCGCTGAGACTGGCGTGCATGTGCTGGACCCAGCCCCAGTCGGCCGAGGACTGACCAGGGAAACCCGCTCCTTCGGGGAATCTGTCCAGTTCATCGGCGTCGTAATCTTTCTCGGTGTATTCTTTCTGGTTCCACATGGGATTGGCCACCACCCGGTCAAAGGTGCGCAGGCGTCCGCTTTTGCGGAATTTGGGGTTCTTGAAGGTGTCGCCGATCTCGATTTCGCCCTCCATGTCATGGATGATCATATTCATGTTGGCCATGGCCCAGGTATCAGCGGTGTATTCCTGGCCGTAGAGCTTTAGGGGCGCATATTTTTTCTTGCTCCGGAGATTCATTTTCTCCTCCATGGCAATCTCGCACTTGATCAGCAGACCGCCCGAGCCGCAACAGGGATCGTAGATCTCCATGCCCGGTTCGGCATCCATGACCCTGGCCATGATCATGCCGACTTCCGCCGGGGTGTAGAACTCGCCGGCGCTCTGACCGCTCCCCTCGGCAAATTTGCGAATCAGATATTCATAGCTCTTGCCGATAATGTCCGACTCAACGTCTTTCAGGCCTAATCGTTTGATACTGATGGCCTCGATAAGATTTGAGAGCCTGTCGTTATCAAGGTCAGGCTGGCCGTGGGTGGTGGCGTTGAAATCCACCCGGTCGATGATGCCCTGCAGGCGCGGGTTCGCTTTGGCGATCTCACGCAGGTAGGTGGTGAGCTGGTCGCCGATCTTGTCCGAGAGTTTGCGGATGATCGACCAGACCTCTTCCTCGGGATCATCGGGCACCAGCGGCAGGTAGAAGCGCACCAGCTTGGGATCCTTCCTGGCAAGCTGAAACGCCTTCTTACGCGAGCCAGTTTCCGCGGCGATCCGGTTCAGTTCATCATCAAACACATCACAGAGCCGCTTGGTAAAAATAAGCGGCAGGATAAAATCCTTGTACTTGGGCGCATCCTTGGCACCCCGGATGGAACAGGCCGCATCCCAGATCCAGGATTCAAGTGATTTGCCGTTTTGTCCGTTTGTTGCCATTATGTCTTGGTTCTTCCTTGGTGATTAGAAGTAAACATTCAGTAAACCCCCTCCTGTCGGGAAAGGGGTCTTCTTCTACCGACGGCCGCTCCATTGAGAAGGGCCGGCTGTTCATAAACAGGCTATCAAGCAGGAACTCGCTTCGCCGCGGCGGCGATTCGGAATCCATAACCATATCCTGCCGAAGTTGTTTCAAATGCCGTTTTTGCCGTCACGGCTGCGGCTCAGGGTCCGCTACACCGTTCGCTATAAGAAAACCCCTTTCCCGGTCCAACCTCAAACGTACGGGGTTTACCGAAACCTTACGATTAGAACAATTCGATTCAGTCATTAACCGTTGGATATCTTTCTCTGTTTAGCACAGGGCCGGTGCCGGGGCAATGGAAAAGGCGAGGAATTACTTTCATGAAATCCGTTCCGTCCAGGTGAGGGGAGAATCCGGCAACTTCGATGTCATGGCCGCACTGTCCCGGGGTTTACTGTTATGGTGCATTCTGGTAGAGTTGTCCGGGCCTGAGGGCGGGCCTCTGACTTACGCCTTATGCCCGGGAGTACTTCTTTTTTTGCAACCGCAGCCAGGGATTTTTATGACCGGCGACAGTCTGCCCGACTTTGTCCATCATCTTCTTCTGCCCGGGTCCTATCCCCATCCGGTCTTGCCGGTGAAACTGGTCCAGACCCATATCTCCTATGTGTTTCTGGCCGGTGATTTTGTCTACAAGTTCAAGAAACCGGTGGATTTCGGTTTCCTGGATTTCAGCACCCTGGAAAAGCGGAAGTACTGCTGTGAACAGGAGCTGGTTCTTAACCGGCGGCTCTGTCCGACGATCTATCTGGGGCTGGTCCGGGTCTGCCGGTCGGTGGAGGGGCTTCTTGCCCTTGACGGCCCGGGCGAGGTGGTTGAGTACGGGGTGAAAATGGTGCGCATGCCCGAGGAACGGATGATGGGCAATGTCATCAGGGACGGGAAATTGACCCGGGGGATGCTTGATGCGATTGTCGATATCCTGGCTCCTTTTTACGAAAAGGCCTCTTCCGGCAGGGAAATCGAAGAGTTCGGCACAGTGGCGGCCGTTGGCCGAAATGTACTGGAAAACCTCGGCCAGTGCGAGTCATATGTGGGCTGTGTTTCCCTGAGCCGGGAAGAGTATGGGCGGATCGGCGCCTATGTCAGGCGTTTTCTGGCCAATGAGGAGGTGTTTGCCCGGAGAATCGCCGCGAACAGGATCCGGGACTGCCACGGTGACCTCCATTCCGCCAATATCTGCCTGGCCGACCAGGTCTACATCTACGACTGCATCGAGTTCAACAACAGGTTCCGCTACAGCGACGTGGCCGGCGATGTGGCCTTTCTGGCCATGGACCTGGATTTTTCCGGCCTCAAGGAGATGTCGAACTATTTCATCGACCGCTTCAAGCAGGCATCCGGAGATCAGGGTCTGTCTGAAGTCCTGAACTTTTACAAGTGTTATCGGGCAACGGTACGGGGCAAGATCGGCCTGTTGACCGCCCATGAACCCGAGGTTGACCAGGAGACCAGGGCCCGGGCCCTGGCCCAGGCCACCCGTTATTTTATGTTGGCGCAGAGATATGCGGAAACAGGATGAAAGGTAAGATTTGTGGATAATGATACCGTGGAGTTATGCATCCCGTGACCAGTTATGATAAACGACCGGTGGTGTATGTCTTTTTCGGCCTGATCGCCAGCGGCAAGTCCACCCTGGCCCGGGCCTGGGCCGAACGGCTGGGCATCGGCTGGTACAATTCGGACGTTGTTCGCAAGGGGTTGGCCGGATCGACCGGGGCGCGGCCATCGGGTTTTGGCCAGGGCATCTATTCGCGGGCATATACCCGGAAAACCTACCAGGCCCTAGCCGACCGGGCGGAGCAGGAACTTGTCCGGGGCCGGTCGCTGGTCCTGGACGCCTCCTATCGTTGCCGGGCCGACCGGGAGTGTATTGGTGATCTGGCAGAAAAACATGGAGCTATGGCCCGGTTTATTTTATGTTCCTGTCCCGAGGCCGAGTTGAAGCGACGCATGGAGAAAAGGGCGCTTGATCCCACTGCCGTCTCCGACGGGCGCTGGGAGATTTATCTGAAACAAAAAAGGTTGTT encodes the following:
- a CDS encoding four helix bundle protein, which produces MGANVEEAVGGQSERDFISKMSIAYKEARETHYWLRLLRDSNILENQHADSIINDCEELLKLSGSIIKSMKGKSKTTN
- a CDS encoding PDDEXK nuclease domain-containing protein, with the protein product MKLTPANPEYAEFLADLKNRIAGARVSAARTVNREMILLYWDIGRGIVEKQKALGWGKSVVDRLAVDLNKEFPALEGFSASNLWRMRQLYAAFIAPKFLAQAVRELAAMVPWGQHVVMLPKMKDPAEYLYYLHATARFGWTRKVLLNQIKAGAYERSLAEGKTHNFPAALPEHLAEQAEETLKSSYNLEFLGIRREVTERELEDRLIERLKGFILELSYGFCFIGRQYRLVLGKKEYFNWGECRRSRWRPIRKGFYLKDEHRLQRSA
- a CDS encoding restriction endonuclease subunit S, which translates into the protein MSSFIETEIGTYPDSWDVDRVDSVFGIQQGKQVSKKNRIGDNQRPFLRTKNVFWNRLDLEVLDQMHFTEAEEIRLAMREGDLLLCEGGDIGRAAMWRGEIARCYHQNHLHRLRALDGRIDPQYGVYWFWYSFNVAKLYFGRGNVTTIPNLSRSKLAELPMAIPPLPEQKKIAHILSTVQRAIEAQERIIATTTELKKALMQKLFTEGLRGEPQKETEIGLVPESWEVVELGELISIAQYGLSVKSNPDGNYPILRMTNQIDGQIVAENLKYVEISESDFQKFRVERGDILFNRTNSFELVGRTAIFDIDCDFVFASYLIRLRTNAEKLNPYFLNCYFNTDETQARLKTIATRAVSQSNISATRLKGVAIRLPSVVEQSEIVSKAVALDRKIALHRRKKMSLQDLFRTLLHELMTAAIRVDRIKLGITNETHTSQS
- a CDS encoding Fic family protein → MTAPYSPPYEITPAIVDLVERIGEYLGRISLAGHTPSAPRLRRATRIKSVQASLHIEGNTLSLEQVTAVLDGKRVLGTPREIQEVRNAFAAYDLIENLDPGSRDDLCRAHAVLMHGLVDAPGLLRKGSVGIRRGEDVVHIAPPAERVPFLLDDLLEWLGKTEAHPLIAGSVFHYEFEFIHPFMDGNGRLGRLWQTLILGRWKPVFFMIPIESVIRDQQADYYEALCRGDEAGNSTPFIEFLLNAILAACQQLTGEVAGEVTGEVKRLLKALTKPMNRTELQAQLKLRSQANFRERYLQPALAAGLIEMTIPDKPRSSKQKYRLTEKGREVLEILEKGGGQA
- a CDS encoding putative DNA binding domain-containing protein; the encoded protein is MNLPININDLLSARTVEWERLEFKAGWNPEKILRTLCAFANDFHNLGGGYIIIGVGEENGRPVLPPVGLPAGKIDTIQKEIVELGYRMVPYYHPIIAPCEINGKHLLVLWATGGQTRPYKAPVSLARGEREFAYYIRKGSVTVRAKGGDETELLSLAATVPFDDRMNQRAALDDLDLGLMRAYLQQVKSDLFAEAATMEFVRLCRRMNIVDGPDEAVRPKNVGLMFFHDHPETFFPQSQIDVVHFPEGPGADIFTERIFAGPLHTMLQDSLAHIRSLVIEEKVVKYPDRPEADRFFSYPFAAIEETLCNAIYHRSYEIREPVEVHILPDRITISSFPGPDRSIREKDMAEFRFLSRRYRNRRVGEFLKELEMTEGRGTGIPKMLRAIENNQSPEPVFHTDDERTYFMVELPIHSVFAREPATGQVTGQVTGQVTGQVDPWICRVLTACKTQPLKSREIQEAAGIRHRETFQRNYLDYLLDQGWVERTIPDKPKSSKQKYRLTAKGQAVLDEVEKEGGEK
- a CDS encoding type I restriction-modification system subunit M, coding for MATNGQNGKSLESWIWDAACSIRGAKDAPKYKDFILPLIFTKRLCDVFDDELNRIAAETGSRKKAFQLARKDPKLVRFYLPLVPDDPEEEVWSIIRKLSDKIGDQLTTYLREIAKANPRLQGIIDRVDFNATTHGQPDLDNDRLSNLIEAISIKRLGLKDVESDIIGKSYEYLIRKFAEGSGQSAGEFYTPAEVGMIMARVMDAEPGMEIYDPCCGSGGLLIKCEIAMEEKMNLRSKKKYAPLKLYGQEYTADTWAMANMNMIIHDMEGEIEIGDTFKNPKFRKSGRLRTFDRVVANPMWNQKEYTEKDYDADELDRFPEGAGFPGQSSADWGWVQHMHASLSDKGRAAVVLDTGAASRGSGNAGTSKEKSVRKWFVDNDLIESVLYLPENLFYNTSAPGIVLFLNKAKPKDRQNKVFLVNAGQVFEKGDPKNFIPDDGIERIAETLKNWQEEEKLSRIVEHAELEKNDYNISPSRYIHTADAETYRPIAEIVAELEAIEAEARETDAALKGILARIMK
- a CDS encoding AAA family ATPase, yielding MTSYDKRPVVYVFFGLIASGKSTLARAWAERLGIGWYNSDVVRKGLAGSTGARPSGFGQGIYSRAYTRKTYQALADRAEQELVRGRSLVLDASYRCRADRECIGDLAEKHGAMARFILCSCPEAELKRRMEKRALDPTAVSDGRWEIYLKQKRLFEEPTELRPEELITLATQAPVNVLVGRLARALNMEQQAGGERKKS